CCTCCCGCAGTTCACGGGGATGGAGTATGCATACACTGGCATCGATGCGGTCTACGTCTGGACTCGCGGTGGCTACCAGGTCGCTCGCGACCCAGAGGACTATCCGCTGTTCATCGCCGTCCACGAGTCTGACCTCGATGCCTGGACGGCGTTCTTCGATCGGTTCGAAATCCCGACTGCGGAAGAACGCCTGCCTGCTGCCGACCTCGATGGTTCGATACAGGTGGTACTCAAGCCGCGGCCACAGATCGAGGCCGAGATGGTCGACGGACGGCCTGTCATCCCACTCGAAGAAACTGTGGCGTTCGCAAACGAGCACTACGCGCACTTCCAGTCAGCGCTCGACATGCTCGGCCGTATGTACGACAGCGTCGACACTGACGCGAACTACCGCCAAACTGACGTGGAGTTCTGACAGGAGATTTCTTCGACTGGGAGGGGCCTGGCCGCTGTTTGTTGCCGCCTTGAGAGAGCGGAGGCGAACAAAAATGAGCGATTCGTCAGATCTATCCGTCGAATCAGACGCTCTCACACCGAAACAGCGTCTCGAACCGCCAAATACCCGTCTCATCAATGCTGGTATCGCGACGATTCATGACATGGAGACGCTGCGAGCCTGCGTCGCCTACGAGAATGCGAATCAGCAACGGATCCCGATTCTTCGCCGGCTCAAAGATCGGGCCAGCGAAATTCGCGCAGAAGACAATTGACGCAGCACTCGGGGATGTCTGTCGGAGCCTCGGTGGGTGGAGGCTCGAATGAGATGAGCGATCAAGCCGAGATCGAAATTCAACGACAGACCGCATTCGGCGACGATGGCCAACTCGAAGTAACTGAAACGAGCGTCGAGACCTCACTCGAGGACTTCGGTGCTGACGTGGATCATCGCGACC
The sequence above is a segment of the Halobaculum roseum genome. Coding sequences within it:
- a CDS encoding RNA polymerase subunit sigma-70, whose protein sequence is MYEVCGEKELKVILALDPGDSISGVARKIDENRETIRRVVNSLEEAGYVAYDDGLHLIDQTLRDAGLEFLTASADISPPSISEAYVLPQFTGMEYAYTGIDAVYVWTRGGYQVARDPEDYPLFIAVHESDLDAWTAFFDRFEIPTAEERLPAADLDGSIQVVLKPRPQIEAEMVDGRPVIPLEETVAFANEHYAHFQSALDMLGRMYDSVDTDANYRQTDVEF